One stretch of Eupeodes corollae chromosome 2, idEupCoro1.1, whole genome shotgun sequence DNA includes these proteins:
- the LOC129947705 gene encoding argininosuccinate synthase has product MNTKDKVLLAYSGGLDTSCILKWLQEKGFEVICFIADVGQDEDFEAAKKKAFGCGAEEVIIKDVKEDFVENYIWPSIQMGLVYEERYLLGTSLARPCISVALVEAAKSRGAKYIAHGATGKGNDQVRFEMCAYALFPEVKIISPWRDDDFCKRFQGRLDLIKYAEQNGIPVSAKPSAPWSTDANIMHISYESGILEDPNQIAPNNLYEMTKDPKLAPSKPYRVKIHFQNGLPVKAEDMQSMKTFKKPIDILKFLNEVGGLYGIGRIDIVENRFVGLKSRGVYETPGGTILFSAHQDLEVFCLDREIYRTKSYLRDSMSVYVYNGFWFSPEAVFTRKCLELSQEHVNGEVIMELMPGYCKPLARKSAQELYNQELVSMDVHGGYVPADATGFIRINSVRSTEFARAYGKYKC; this is encoded by the exons ATGAATACAAAAGACAAAGTTCTGTTAGCCTACTCGGGTGGGTTGGACACAAGTTGTATTCTCAAATGGCTACAGGAAaagggatttgaagttatctgCTTTATTGCAGATGTTGGACAAGATGAAGATTTTGAAGCAGCAAAAAAGAAAGCTTTTGGGTGTGGAGCAGAGGAA GTGATCATCAAAGATGTGAAAGAGGATTTTGTAGAAAACTACATTTGGCCATCCATTCAAATGGGATTAGTATATGAAGAACGTTATTTATTGGGCACGTCATTGGCAAGACCATGTATATCAGTGGCCCTAGTTGAGGCTGCCAAGTCGAGAGGGGCAAAATATATTGCTCATGGAGCTACTGGAAAGGGTAATGACCAAGTTAGGTTCGAAATGTGTGCATATGCCCTTTTTCCCGAAGTTAAG ATAATTTCTCCATGGAGAGACGATGATTTCTGTAAGCGTTTCCAGGGAAGACtagatttaattaaatatgcAGAGCAGAATGGCATACCAGTGAGTGCAAAGCCTTCTGCGCCATGGAGTACGGATGCAAATATCATGCACATAAGTTATGAATCAGGAATTTTGGAAGATCCTAATCAAATCGCTCCGAATAATCTTTACGAAATGACCAAAGATCCAAAGTTGGCACCATCAAAACCCTATCGTGTGAAAATCCATTTTCAAAACGGCCTTCCCGTCAAGGCGGAAGATATGCAATCtatgaaaactttcaaaaagccTATAGAtattctgaaatttttaaatgaagtcgGTGGATTATATGGAATTGGACGAATCGATATCGTGGAAAATAGATTTGTGGGCTTAAAATCACGTGGAGTTTACGAAACTCCTGGTGGTACGATTCTTTTTTCCGCTCACCAAGATTTGGAGGTTTTCTGTTTAGATAGGGAAATCTATCGTACCAAGTCATATCTAAGGGATTCGATGTCGGTGTACGTGTACAATGGATTTTGGTTTAGTCCAGAGGCTGTATTTACAAGAAAATGTCTTGAACTATCTCAAGAGCATGTTAATGGAGAAGTAATTATGGAGCTAATGCCCGGATATTGTAAGCCGTTGGCTCGAAAATCAGCTCAGGAACTTTATAATCAAGAATTGGTATCAATGGACGTACATGGTGGTTATGTACCAGCTGATGCAACTGGATTCATAAGAATTAATTCGGTAAGATCAACTGAGTTTGCTAGAGCTTACGGCAAATATAAATGTTaa